In Streptomyces sp. NBC_01717, one DNA window encodes the following:
- a CDS encoding thioesterase II family protein, protein MEETVLICLPFAGAGASFFTPWQGQGQAGLTILPVQLPGREKRFAEPAYTSAAEAVDDAYAQVTAALGGTGRRVAVFGHSMGAVLAYELAYRLEREPGIRLEALFVSGSPGPWTARTDRAGGLPEDEFVARVKSFAGYAHPALENPEMRELLLPSLRADVQLHENYRPASERPLTVRVVSVRGRTDTLVGAAGAAEWGWATSGKLTVAELDGGHMYLADRPGALLELITTELGEG, encoded by the coding sequence GTGGAAGAGACTGTCCTGATCTGCCTGCCCTTCGCCGGGGCGGGTGCGTCGTTCTTCACGCCGTGGCAGGGGCAGGGGCAGGCGGGGCTGACGATCCTGCCGGTGCAGCTGCCGGGCCGGGAGAAGCGGTTCGCCGAGCCCGCGTACACCTCGGCGGCCGAGGCCGTGGACGATGCGTACGCCCAGGTCACCGCCGCGCTCGGGGGCACGGGCCGACGGGTGGCCGTGTTCGGGCACAGCATGGGCGCGGTACTCGCGTACGAGCTGGCGTACCGGCTCGAACGCGAGCCGGGGATCCGTCTCGAAGCGCTCTTCGTCAGCGGCTCGCCCGGTCCGTGGACGGCCCGCACCGACCGGGCGGGCGGACTGCCGGAGGACGAGTTCGTCGCACGGGTGAAGAGCTTCGCCGGGTACGCGCATCCGGCGCTGGAGAACCCGGAGATGCGGGAGCTGCTGCTGCCGTCGCTCCGGGCCGACGTACAGCTGCACGAGAACTACCGGCCGGCCTCCGAGCGACCGCTGACCGTGCGTGTCGTCTCGGTCCGCGGGCGTACGGACACGCTCGTCGGCGCGGCCGGTGCCGCCGAGTGGGGGTGGGCGACGAGCGGGAAGCTGACCGTCGCCGAGCTGGACGGCGGGCACATGTATCTGGCCGACCGGCCGGGCGCGCTGCTGGAACTGATCACCACCGAACTGGGCGAGGGATGA
- a CDS encoding SDR family oxidoreductase, producing the protein MTTSGGTGRLAGRTALITGAARGLGRACALKFAREGADLVLLDVAGPLPGVPYPLGSASQLAYTAELCRDAGSAVLTRQADVRDLGALEAAADDAEERFGRIDVLVNNAGIAAPSGRSAHEITEPEWQLMIDVDLGGAWRAIRAVGGRMTAQGSGSIVNIASTAGLVGYRHFAGYVAAKHGLVGLTKAVALDYAPRKVRVNAVCPGSVRDDEAMEGRMLAEIARSLEVPVAEHEETFVRAQPMNALVEPQDVADAALWLASDESRQVTGSVLTVDGGFTTR; encoded by the coding sequence ATGACGACGAGCGGCGGCACCGGGCGGCTGGCCGGGCGGACCGCGCTGATCACGGGTGCGGCACGCGGGCTCGGCAGGGCCTGTGCGCTGAAGTTCGCCCGCGAGGGCGCGGATCTGGTGCTGCTCGATGTGGCGGGTCCGCTGCCCGGCGTGCCGTATCCGCTCGGTTCGGCGAGCCAGCTCGCGTACACGGCGGAGCTCTGCCGCGATGCGGGCTCCGCCGTGCTGACCCGGCAGGCGGACGTGCGGGATCTCGGCGCCCTGGAGGCGGCGGCGGACGATGCGGAGGAGCGATTCGGGCGGATCGACGTCCTCGTCAACAACGCGGGGATCGCGGCCCCTTCGGGCCGTTCCGCACACGAGATCACCGAGCCCGAGTGGCAGCTGATGATCGATGTGGACCTCGGCGGTGCCTGGCGGGCGATCCGGGCCGTCGGCGGACGGATGACGGCGCAGGGCTCCGGCTCCATCGTCAACATCGCGTCGACGGCCGGCCTGGTCGGCTACCGGCACTTCGCCGGTTACGTCGCCGCCAAGCACGGCCTCGTCGGGCTGACCAAGGCCGTCGCACTGGACTACGCGCCGCGCAAGGTGCGGGTGAACGCGGTGTGCCCCGGGTCGGTGCGGGACGACGAGGCGATGGAGGGCCGGATGCTCGCGGAGATCGCCCGGTCGCTGGAGGTGCCGGTCGCCGAGCATGAGGAGACGTTCGTCCGGGCGCAGCCGATGAACGCACTCGTCGAGCCACAGGACGTCGCGGACGCGGCGCTATGGCTGGCGTCGGACGAGTCGCGTCAGGTGACGGGGAGCGTGTTGACGGTCGACGGCGGATTCACGACGCGCTGA
- a CDS encoding M18 family aminopeptidase, whose amino-acid sequence MTPAPHLSHPSHRSHTDDLLTFIRASPSPYHAVASAIQRLEKAGFRELRGTDDWTGTTGGSFVARGGALIAWYVPEDAPAHTPFRIVGTHTDSPNLRIKPTPDTGSAGWRQIAVEIYGGVPLNTWLDRDLGVSGRLALRGPGGTTESRLVQMDEPLLRVPQLAIHLDRSVNEGLALDRQRHVAPLWALGAPEEGALLRRVAAAAEVDPDEVLGWDLMLHDIQPPGYLGADREFVVSSRLDNLVSVHAGVTALAGAATGAERPSYIPVLAAFDHEEVGSGSETGAQSPMLERVLGRSVTARGGSSEDWSRAVSGAFCVSADMAHAVHPNYAERHDPDHHPLPNGGPTIKVNVNQRYATDSTGMAVFAAACERAGAPWQPFVSNNAMPCGTSIGPLTAARLGVATVDVGVPGLSMHSARELCGADDPAYLAAILGAFVTSG is encoded by the coding sequence ATGACGCCGGCCCCCCACCTCAGCCACCCCAGTCACCGCAGTCACACCGACGACCTGCTCACCTTCATCCGGGCCAGCCCGTCCCCGTACCACGCGGTGGCGAGCGCCATCCAGCGGCTGGAGAAGGCCGGCTTCCGCGAGCTGCGCGGTACGGACGACTGGACGGGCACGACCGGCGGCAGCTTCGTCGCCCGCGGCGGCGCCCTGATCGCGTGGTACGTCCCCGAGGACGCCCCGGCCCACACCCCGTTCCGGATCGTCGGCACGCACACCGACTCGCCGAACCTGCGGATCAAGCCCACCCCCGACACGGGCTCGGCGGGCTGGCGCCAGATCGCCGTGGAGATCTACGGCGGGGTCCCGCTCAACACCTGGCTCGACCGCGACCTGGGCGTCTCCGGGCGGCTCGCGCTGCGCGGGCCCGGCGGTACGACCGAGTCGCGGCTCGTCCAGATGGACGAACCGCTGCTGCGGGTCCCGCAGTTGGCGATCCACCTGGACCGTTCCGTCAACGAGGGACTGGCGCTCGACCGGCAGCGCCATGTCGCCCCCCTGTGGGCACTCGGTGCTCCCGAGGAGGGCGCGCTGCTGCGCCGGGTGGCGGCGGCCGCCGAGGTGGACCCGGACGAGGTGCTCGGCTGGGACCTGATGCTGCACGACATCCAGCCGCCCGGATATCTGGGCGCGGACCGGGAGTTCGTCGTCTCGTCACGGCTGGACAACCTGGTGTCGGTGCACGCCGGCGTCACCGCCCTGGCCGGCGCGGCGACGGGAGCCGAGCGGCCCTCGTACATCCCCGTCCTGGCGGCCTTCGACCACGAGGAGGTCGGCAGCGGTTCCGAGACGGGTGCGCAGAGCCCCATGCTCGAGCGGGTCCTGGGCCGCTCCGTCACCGCGCGCGGCGGCAGCTCGGAGGACTGGTCGCGAGCGGTGTCGGGGGCCTTCTGCGTCTCCGCCGACATGGCGCACGCGGTGCACCCCAACTATGCGGAGCGGCACGACCCGGACCACCACCCGCTGCCCAACGGCGGACCGACGATCAAGGTCAACGTCAATCAGCGGTACGCCACCGACAGCACCGGGATGGCCGTGTTCGCGGCGGCGTGCGAGCGGGCGGGTGCGCCGTGGCAGCCGTTCGTCTCCAACAACGCGATGCCGTGCGGTACGTCGATCGGTCCGCTCACCGCTGCCCGGCTGGGCGTCGCGACCGTCGATGTAGGGGTGCCGGGACTCTCCATGCACTCGGCGCGCGAGCTGTGCGGGGCGGACGACCCGGCGTATCTGGCCGCCATCCTGGGCGCGTTCGTGACATCCGGCTGA
- a CDS encoding ricin-type beta-trefoil lectin domain protein yields the protein MRRTRHRLRCTVAAAAAMTAAVGGMTAAAGPAAAAHRSGTTPTASTPLPPELEAIRAAEATRLYGDPAERPLADRRTGLISLGDSEISGEGVGTYEAGTNGPDNWCHRSPDSAIHRTGIPADVTYNVSCSGAYTGNIVIGGSRQYADELVQSDNLAIKARNTRIKMIVLVAGANDDLQFGPVMTDCVERWVLLQGACRPTYEGGWQARVDGLVPKVEKTVRDLRTVMSDAGYASGDYKLVVMGYPSPIGPDFNDNPNFPGKIPGGCAGYDSDAAWGRNVAVPAFERGMRKAAADTGAVYLDNSRLFHGHEVCMEDTWARGLYIDLSHFPPDSNSVRQSFHPNARGHAAFASCLTQIYNSGLREASCADPASTGKPVLEPAAWDSVFKPLKNEATGTCVDVPASVTRNNTKIAGWDCHGGRNQGWWYDAGTKAVRTELSHDRCLDVPGADYKAGATLILWNCSGAANQQFVQESGTLRPAASTGLCLTLAAAEDPLKLQACDGTAKQRFA from the coding sequence GCGGCAGTGGGCGGCATGACCGCTGCCGCCGGGCCGGCCGCCGCGGCACACAGGTCCGGTACCACCCCTACCGCATCCACCCCCCTCCCGCCCGAGCTGGAGGCCATCCGCGCCGCCGAGGCCACCCGGCTGTACGGCGACCCGGCCGAGCGCCCGCTCGCCGACCGCAGGACCGGGCTGATCTCGCTCGGCGACAGCGAGATCTCCGGCGAGGGCGTCGGAACGTACGAGGCAGGCACCAACGGCCCCGACAACTGGTGCCACCGCTCGCCCGACTCCGCCATCCACCGCACCGGGATCCCCGCCGACGTCACGTACAACGTCTCCTGCTCGGGGGCGTACACGGGAAACATCGTGATCGGCGGATCCAGGCAGTACGCCGACGAACTCGTGCAGAGCGACAACCTCGCCATCAAGGCCCGCAACACCCGTATCAAGATGATCGTGCTCGTGGCCGGTGCCAACGACGACCTCCAGTTCGGCCCGGTGATGACGGACTGCGTGGAGCGCTGGGTGCTCCTCCAGGGCGCGTGCCGGCCGACGTACGAGGGCGGCTGGCAGGCTCGGGTCGACGGGCTCGTCCCCAAGGTCGAGAAGACCGTACGCGACCTGCGGACCGTCATGTCCGACGCCGGCTACGCCAGTGGCGACTACAAACTCGTGGTGATGGGCTACCCCAGCCCGATCGGCCCCGACTTCAACGACAACCCGAACTTCCCCGGCAAGATCCCGGGTGGCTGCGCGGGTTACGACTCCGACGCCGCCTGGGGCCGTAACGTCGCCGTCCCCGCCTTCGAGCGCGGAATGCGCAAGGCCGCCGCCGACACCGGGGCCGTCTACCTCGACAACTCCCGGCTCTTCCACGGCCACGAGGTCTGCATGGAGGACACCTGGGCCCGCGGCCTCTACATCGACCTGTCGCACTTCCCGCCGGACTCCAACTCCGTCCGGCAGTCCTTCCACCCCAACGCGCGCGGGCACGCCGCCTTCGCCTCCTGCCTGACCCAGATCTACAACTCCGGTCTGCGCGAGGCGAGCTGCGCCGACCCGGCGAGCACCGGAAAGCCGGTCCTGGAGCCTGCCGCCTGGGACTCGGTCTTCAAGCCCCTGAAGAACGAGGCCACCGGCACGTGTGTCGACGTCCCCGCGTCGGTGACCCGCAACAACACGAAGATCGCGGGCTGGGACTGCCACGGCGGCCGCAACCAGGGCTGGTGGTACGACGCAGGCACGAAGGCCGTCCGTACGGAACTGAGCCACGACCGGTGCCTCGATGTGCCGGGCGCCGACTACAAGGCGGGTGCCACGCTCATCCTGTGGAACTGCTCGGGTGCGGCGAACCAACAGTTCGTCCAGGAGTCGGGCACGTTGCGCCCGGCGGCTTCGACCGGGCTGTGCCTCACACTCGCGGCGGCCGAGGACCCGCTGAAGCTCCAGGCGTGCGACGGGACGGCGAAGCAGCGTTTCGCGTAG
- a CDS encoding amino acid adenylation domain-containing protein translates to MPTARHTLTVRLPRGATDDGTVATVLATASKRWWPDGPQPRLWTETVPAPADSERAARRRETETRRPLGPGQPLRVLLLRYEEEGAGESGGGFAGGSAHAPAAGATDDVAGTRAGGTAGEPASGTAQGTVRPPVPRPGDLVLVADPAALDTTSLRLISRVLCGELGPDEVRTAEHSPTAHPALFPGPGALRRAAATALVRGRYEGRSSARVTVPVSALDRPGNTLGAFGGRAVLEADLSEARTVGDLLATPLTPAGDDVIDETIDETAPFERHVARVQDQLATVPPETPLIDLVLLDETESAEQLALGRPAAPPPLPSRRIDEAFADQAALCPDAPALTCGGHTLTYRELDSRADELAAGLRARGVRPGDHVGLCLPRSTDLVAMMLAVLKADATYVPLDPDHPADRRARTAEDAGLRLTVEDTAPLTGHPAGHRAPTARPATAPAYVIHTSGSTGRPKGVVVPHANVLALIDATRDDFGLGPGDTWTLFHSSAFDFSVWEIWGALLTGARLVVVDYWVSRSPADFHALLAGEGVTVLSQTPSAFTQLMAADREHGEQRGQGTPLALRLVVLGGEPLDARPLRDWFDRHPEDRCRLVNMFGITETTVHVTAQTVTRRTALSGSRSVGRPLPGWYVYVLDARGRPVPPGAPGEIHVGGAGVATGYLGRPGLTGQRFVPDPWHGGRMYRSGDLGRLLADGTLEHLGRIDSQVKVRGFRIELDEIRHVLLADPSVTAAAVTVSGDAFLDAAGVRIDAYVVLAADPVGTADGIRRRAAKLLPEHMVPASVTALPRLPLTPNGKLDPSRLPAPKAPADAPPGTAASAPADPFAELAGIWESVLGVPVGPDDNFFDLGGNSLYAIRLATAMRERGLPPVPLRRLYLSPTVRSLSEAVDE, encoded by the coding sequence GTGCCAACTGCCCGCCATACGCTGACGGTCCGTCTGCCACGGGGTGCGACGGACGACGGCACGGTCGCGACCGTGCTCGCGACGGCGTCGAAGCGGTGGTGGCCGGACGGCCCGCAGCCCCGGCTGTGGACCGAGACCGTCCCGGCACCGGCGGACTCGGAGAGAGCAGCACGCCGACGCGAGACCGAGACCCGACGTCCACTGGGTCCGGGGCAGCCGCTGCGGGTGCTGCTGCTGCGGTACGAGGAGGAGGGTGCGGGTGAGTCCGGGGGCGGGTTCGCGGGCGGGAGCGCGCACGCGCCTGCGGCGGGCGCCACGGACGACGTCGCGGGCACCCGCGCAGGCGGGACCGCGGGTGAGCCCGCCAGTGGGACCGCGCAGGGCACCGTGCGCCCGCCCGTGCCCCGTCCCGGTGATCTCGTCCTCGTCGCCGATCCGGCCGCGTTGGACACGACCTCGCTCCGGCTGATCTCCCGCGTGCTCTGCGGGGAGCTCGGGCCGGACGAGGTACGGACGGCGGAGCACTCCCCCACAGCGCATCCCGCCCTCTTCCCCGGCCCCGGAGCCCTGCGGCGCGCTGCCGCCACCGCACTCGTGCGCGGACGGTACGAGGGCAGGTCGTCCGCACGCGTGACCGTGCCCGTTTCGGCGCTCGACCGGCCTGGGAACACCCTCGGCGCGTTCGGCGGCCGGGCCGTGCTCGAAGCCGACCTGTCCGAGGCCCGGACGGTCGGGGACCTTCTCGCCACTCCCCTCACTCCTGCGGGCGACGACGTCATCGACGAAACCATCGACGAAACCGCCCCTTTCGAGCGCCATGTCGCGCGTGTGCAGGACCAGTTGGCCACCGTGCCGCCCGAGACCCCTCTCATCGACCTCGTCCTGCTCGACGAGACGGAGTCCGCCGAGCAGCTCGCCCTCGGCCGCCCGGCCGCCCCGCCGCCGCTCCCTTCCCGCCGCATCGACGAGGCCTTCGCGGACCAGGCCGCCCTGTGCCCCGACGCGCCCGCCCTGACCTGTGGCGGGCACACCCTGACCTACCGGGAGCTGGACTCCCGCGCCGACGAACTGGCCGCCGGGCTGCGCGCCCGGGGCGTCCGGCCCGGTGACCATGTGGGCCTCTGCCTGCCCCGCTCGACGGACCTCGTCGCGATGATGCTCGCCGTCCTCAAGGCGGACGCGACCTACGTACCGCTGGATCCGGACCACCCCGCGGACCGCCGCGCCCGCACCGCCGAGGACGCCGGGCTGCGGCTGACGGTGGAGGACACCGCCCCCCTCACCGGCCACCCGGCCGGCCACCGGGCCCCCACCGCGCGGCCCGCCACCGCCCCGGCGTATGTCATCCACACCTCCGGCTCGACCGGCCGCCCCAAGGGTGTCGTCGTGCCGCACGCCAATGTGCTCGCCCTCATCGACGCCACCCGCGACGACTTCGGTCTCGGCCCCGGCGACACGTGGACGCTCTTCCACTCCAGCGCCTTCGACTTCTCCGTCTGGGAGATCTGGGGCGCTCTGCTGACCGGCGCCCGGCTGGTCGTCGTCGACTACTGGGTGTCGCGCTCCCCCGCCGACTTCCACGCCCTGCTCGCGGGGGAGGGGGTCACCGTTCTCAGCCAGACCCCGTCCGCATTCACCCAGCTCATGGCCGCCGACCGGGAACACGGGGAACAGCGGGGCCAGGGCACGCCGCTCGCCCTGCGCCTGGTCGTCCTCGGCGGCGAACCGCTGGACGCCCGCCCGCTGCGCGACTGGTTCGACCGCCACCCCGAGGACCGCTGCCGGCTGGTCAACATGTTCGGCATCACCGAGACGACGGTCCATGTCACGGCGCAGACGGTGACCCGGCGCACGGCGTTGTCCGGATCCCGCTCGGTGGGGCGTCCGCTGCCCGGCTGGTACGTCTACGTGCTCGACGCCCGGGGCAGGCCGGTCCCGCCCGGGGCACCCGGTGAGATCCATGTCGGCGGCGCCGGGGTCGCGACCGGGTACCTGGGCCGCCCGGGCCTGACCGGGCAGCGCTTCGTACCCGACCCGTGGCACGGCGGACGGATGTACCGCAGCGGCGATCTGGGCCGGCTGCTCGCGGACGGCACGCTGGAGCATCTGGGCCGGATCGACAGCCAGGTGAAGGTGCGCGGCTTCCGGATCGAGCTGGACGAGATCCGTCACGTGCTGCTGGCCGACCCGTCCGTGACCGCGGCGGCGGTGACGGTGTCCGGGGACGCGTTCCTGGATGCGGCGGGCGTGCGGATCGATGCGTACGTGGTTCTGGCGGCGGACCCGGTCGGCACGGCCGACGGCATACGCCGGCGGGCCGCGAAGCTGCTGCCGGAGCACATGGTGCCCGCCTCGGTGACCGCCCTGCCGCGGCTCCCGCTCACCCCGAACGGCAAGCTGGACCCGTCCCGGCTGCCCGCCCCGAAGGCCCCGGCCGACGCCCCACCCGGCACCGCTGCCTCCGCCCCCGCCGACCCTTTCGCCGAACTTGCCGGGATCTGGGAGTCCGTCCTCGGCGTGCCGGTCGGCCCCGACGACAACTTCTTCGATCTGGGCGGCAATTCGCTCTACGCGATCCGTCTCGCCACCGCGATGCGGGAGCGCGGCCTGCCTCCGGTGCCGCTGCGGCGGCTCTATCTGTCGCCGACGGTCCGGTCCCTGAGCGAGGCGGTGGACGAGTGA